One genomic segment of Carassius auratus strain Wakin chromosome 29, ASM336829v1, whole genome shotgun sequence includes these proteins:
- the llph gene encoding protein LLP homolog, which yields MAKSLRSKWRRKMRAEKRKKVAPKELARLKTVLGQGEKGEITMKDVAEIATVVPPEKVKKPGDVDMQEEDADGGKMDLDTKRNKKTMLDDQGRYPVWMNQRQARKVKAKRQTAKKGKPKVKKGLAW from the exons ATGGCAAAGAGTTTGCGCAGCAAGTGGAGGAGAAAGATGAGGGCGGAGAAAAGAAAGAAGGTTGCACCTAAAGAACTGGCTCGACTCAAAACAGTGCTGGGTCAGGGAGAGAAAGGTGAGATCACCATGAAAGATGTAGCCGAGATCGCCACCGTTGTGCCACCCGAGAAAGTGAAGAAGCCGGGAGATGTTGACATGCAGGAAGAAGATg CGGATGGTGGAAAGATGGATTTAGACACTAAACGCAATAAAAAGACAATGTTAGACGATCAGGGACGGTATCCGGTCTGGATGAACCAAAGGCAAGCGAGGAAGGTGAAAGCCAAACGCCAAACGGCTAAGAAAGGAAAGCCTAAGGTGAAGAAAGGACTCGCCTGGTAG
- the hcls1 gene encoding src substrate protein p85-like isoform X1 has product MWKSVVGHDVNVKVESEGDDWETDPNFENDVSEQEQRWGSRTIEGSGRKEHISIADLRQNVSKEHEVVKKKEMDQGAKASYGYGGKFGVEKDRMDKGALGHNYVAEVEKHSSQIDAAKGFGGKYGVQQDRVDKSAMSYEYKGEVQQHASQKDYAKGFGGKYGVQKERVDKAAMGYDYKGETEKHQSQKDYAKGFGGKYGVEKEKVDKAALGYDYKGETEKHQSQKDYAKGFGGKYGVEKEKVDKAALGYDYKGETEKHQSQKDYAKGFGGRYGVEADRMDKSAASFSDMESPSSSYEKPQAFEASSVGAGNLKARFENMAKASDEENKKRADEERAKRLAREKREREEAQRKQEEQSKCEEEEENQRPPPVPASHNPPETFRKLPEIPRDEPEEEAQIEEQPEYEEPPLLPPRSGDLIEEEEEEPEQTYNECDPAPVPQEGDYEDIGSYATAEAVANDYEDISGAGNTATAIYDYQGEAGDEISFMPGDIITDVEMVDEGWWKGTCHGRTGLFPATFVQLN; this is encoded by the exons ATGTGGAAATCTGTGGTGGGACATGATGTTAATGTGAAGGTCGAATCGGAGGGGGACGACTGGGAAACAGACCCAAATTTTGAG AACGATGTGTCGGAGCAGGAACAGAGATGGGGTTCCAGGACCATAGAAGGGTCGGGCCGAAAAGAACACATCAG catTGCAGATCTCAGGCAGAATGTGTCTAAGGAACACGAGGTGGTTAAGAAGAAAGAGATGGACCAGGGCGCTAAAGCCTCTTACGGCTATGGAGGGAAATTTGGAGTCGAGAAAGACAGAATGGACAAG GGTGCTTTAGGGCACAACTATGTGGCGGAGGTAGAAAAGCACTCATCCCAGATAGATGCAGCAAAGGGTTTCGGGGGGAAATATGGTGTACAGCAGGACCGTGTGGACAAG TCTGCCATGAGCTATGAGTATAAGGGTGAGGTACAGCAGCATGCATCTCAGAAAG ATTATGCTAAGGGTTTTGGTGGCAAGTATGGTGTGCAGAAAGAGAGGGTTGACAAGGCCGCAATGGGTTACGACTATAAAGGCGAGACTGAGAAACACCAGTCTCAGAAAG ACTACGCCAAAGGCTTCGGGGGGAAATACGGAGTGGAAAAAGAAAAAGTTGACAAGGCCGCTTTGGGTTATGACTATAAAGGAGAAACAGAGAAACATCAGTCACAGAAAG ATTATGCAAAAGGCTTCGGGGGGAAATACGGAGTGGAAAAGGAAAAAGTTGACAAGGCCGCTTTGGGTTACGACTACAAGGGAGAAACAGAGAAACATCAGTCGCAGAAAG ACTATGCAAAGGGTTTTGGAGGACGTTATGGAGTCGAAGCGGATCGCATGGATAAG AGTGCAGCTTCATTCAGTGATATGGAGTCACCATCATCATCTTATGAGAAGCCTCAGGCTTTCGAGGCCT CAAGTGTAGGAGCTGGAAACCTTAAGGCTCGATTTGAGAACATGGCGAAGGCCTCAGATGAGGAGAACAAGAAGAGAGCAGATGAGGAGAGAGCCAAAAGACTTGCTCGAGAGAAGAGAGAACGGGAAGAGGCACAACGCAAACAGGAG GAGCAGAGCAAGtgtgaagaggaggaagagaacCAGAGACCTCCACCTGTGCCAGCATCCCACAATCCCCCAGAGACATTCAGAAAACTGCCTGAAATACCCAGAGATGAACCGGAGGAAGAAGCTCAG ATAGAGGAGCAGCCTGAATATGAGGAGCCGCCATTACTGCCGCCCCGTTCAGGTGACCTGAtcgaagaggaggaggaggagccggAGCAAACTTACAATGAATGTGATCCCGCCCCCGTACCTCAGGAAGGAGATTATGAGGATATTGGCTCATATGCTACTGCAG AAGCTGTTGCTAATGATTATGAAGATATAAGTGGGGCAGGAAACACAGCCACGGCCATTTATGACTACCAAGGAG AGGCCGGTGACGAGATCTCCTTCATGCCGGGGGACATCATCACTGACGTTGAGATGGTGGATGAGGGTTGGTGGAAAGGAACGTGTCATGGTCGCACAGGCCTGTTTCCTGCCACTTTTGTGCAGCTCAATTAG
- the hcls1 gene encoding src substrate protein p85-like isoform X2: MWKSVVGHDVNVKVESEGDDWETDPNFENDVSEQEQRWGSRTIEGSGRKEHISIADLRQNVSKEHEVVKKKEMDQGAKASYGYGGKFGVEKDRMDKGALGHNYVAEVEKHSSQIDAAKGFGGKYGVQQDRVDKSAMSYEYKGEVQQHASQKDYAKGFGGKYGVQKERVDKAAMGYDYKGETEKHQSQKDYAKGFGGKYGVEKEKVDKAALGYDYKGETEKHQSQKDYAKGFGGRYGVEADRMDKSAASFSDMESPSSSYEKPQAFEASSVGAGNLKARFENMAKASDEENKKRADEERAKRLAREKREREEAQRKQEEQSKCEEEEENQRPPPVPASHNPPETFRKLPEIPRDEPEEEAQIEEQPEYEEPPLLPPRSGDLIEEEEEEPEQTYNECDPAPVPQEGDYEDIGSYATAEAVANDYEDISGAGNTATAIYDYQGEAGDEISFMPGDIITDVEMVDEGWWKGTCHGRTGLFPATFVQLN, encoded by the exons ATGTGGAAATCTGTGGTGGGACATGATGTTAATGTGAAGGTCGAATCGGAGGGGGACGACTGGGAAACAGACCCAAATTTTGAG AACGATGTGTCGGAGCAGGAACAGAGATGGGGTTCCAGGACCATAGAAGGGTCGGGCCGAAAAGAACACATCAG catTGCAGATCTCAGGCAGAATGTGTCTAAGGAACACGAGGTGGTTAAGAAGAAAGAGATGGACCAGGGCGCTAAAGCCTCTTACGGCTATGGAGGGAAATTTGGAGTCGAGAAAGACAGAATGGACAAG GGTGCTTTAGGGCACAACTATGTGGCGGAGGTAGAAAAGCACTCATCCCAGATAGATGCAGCAAAGGGTTTCGGGGGGAAATATGGTGTACAGCAGGACCGTGTGGACAAG TCTGCCATGAGCTATGAGTATAAGGGTGAGGTACAGCAGCATGCATCTCAGAAAG ATTATGCTAAGGGTTTTGGTGGCAAGTATGGTGTGCAGAAAGAGAGGGTTGACAAGGCCGCAATGGGTTACGACTATAAAGGCGAGACTGAGAAACACCAGTCTCAGAAAG ACTACGCCAAAGGCTTCGGGGGGAAATACGGAGTGGAAAAAGAAAAAGTTGACAAGGCCGCTTTGGGTTATGACTATAAAGGAGAAACAGAGAAACATCAGTCACAGAAAG ACTATGCAAAGGGTTTTGGAGGACGTTATGGAGTCGAAGCGGATCGCATGGATAAG AGTGCAGCTTCATTCAGTGATATGGAGTCACCATCATCATCTTATGAGAAGCCTCAGGCTTTCGAGGCCT CAAGTGTAGGAGCTGGAAACCTTAAGGCTCGATTTGAGAACATGGCGAAGGCCTCAGATGAGGAGAACAAGAAGAGAGCAGATGAGGAGAGAGCCAAAAGACTTGCTCGAGAGAAGAGAGAACGGGAAGAGGCACAACGCAAACAGGAG GAGCAGAGCAAGtgtgaagaggaggaagagaacCAGAGACCTCCACCTGTGCCAGCATCCCACAATCCCCCAGAGACATTCAGAAAACTGCCTGAAATACCCAGAGATGAACCGGAGGAAGAAGCTCAG ATAGAGGAGCAGCCTGAATATGAGGAGCCGCCATTACTGCCGCCCCGTTCAGGTGACCTGAtcgaagaggaggaggaggagccggAGCAAACTTACAATGAATGTGATCCCGCCCCCGTACCTCAGGAAGGAGATTATGAGGATATTGGCTCATATGCTACTGCAG AAGCTGTTGCTAATGATTATGAAGATATAAGTGGGGCAGGAAACACAGCCACGGCCATTTATGACTACCAAGGAG AGGCCGGTGACGAGATCTCCTTCATGCCGGGGGACATCATCACTGACGTTGAGATGGTGGATGAGGGTTGGTGGAAAGGAACGTGTCATGGTCGCACAGGCCTGTTTCCTGCCACTTTTGTGCAGCTCAATTAG